The Polycladomyces zharkentensis DNA window ATCCTTGCGGGGAATCCTTCTTGGTCTCCACATTCAGAGCAATTGTATGCCAATGACTGAGACGACGGCGATCACGATTCCGAGTGAGATAAAGATGATCGGGATGGCGTGTCCTTTCTGATCCATATGCATAAAGGTGAATAGTTGGAGAACCACTTGGATGCAAGCGAAAAAGACAATCAAGGGAACAACGATCGCCATCGGAAGC harbors:
- a CDS encoding cytochrome C oxidase subunit IV family protein — translated: MKPQARLGSQTRADRHESVRKHVWSFVWMLVLTAASFIAVGMKLLPMAIVVPLIVFFACIQVVLQLFTFMHMDQKGHAIPIIFISLGIVIAVVSVIGIQLL